Proteins from one Lepidochelys kempii isolate rLepKem1 chromosome 6, rLepKem1.hap2, whole genome shotgun sequence genomic window:
- the HARBI1 gene encoding putative nuclease HARBI1 isoform X2, translated as MAVPIAILDCDLLLYGRGHRMLDRFKLEDVTDEYLVSMYGFPRQFIYYLVDLLGASLSRPTQRSRAISPETQILAALGFYTSGSFQTRMGDAIGISQASMSRCVANVTEALVERASQFIHFPEDEASVQSLKDDFYGLAGMPGVLGVIDCTHVTIKAPNAEDLSYVNRKGLHSLNCLMVCDARGALLSAETHWPGSLQDGTVLQQAALNSQFEAGLHKDGWLLGDSSFFLRTWLMTPLHIPETTAEYRYNMAHSATHSVIEQTFRTIRSRFRCLDGSKGTLQYSPEKSSHIILACCVLHNISLEHGLDVWSSPATGQMEQPEEEYEQMESLDSEACRIRRELLLSHFS; from the exons ATGGCTGTTCCTATAGCGATTCTTGATTGTGACCTCTTGCTCTATGGCCGAGGACACCGAATGCTAGATCGCTTCAAGCTGGAGGATGTCACCGATGAGTACCTGGTGTCCATGTATGGCTTCCCCCGACAATTTATTTACTATCTAGTGGATCTGCTGGGAGCCAGCCTCTCTCGCCCTACACAGCGGTCCAGAGCCATCAGTCCAGAGACACAGATTCTTGCTGCATTAGGTTTTTACACTTCTGGCTCCTTCCAGACTCGCATGGGGGATGCCATTGGCATCAGCCAGGCCTCCATGAGCCGCTGTGTTGCCAATGTCACTGAAGCACTGGTGGAGAGAGCCTCACAATTCATTCATTTTCCAGAGGATGAAGCCTCTGTGCAGAGTCTGAAGGATGACTTCTATGGGCTGGCAGGGATGCCTGGAGTGCTAGGGGTGATTGACTGCACCCATGTGACAATCAAAGCACCCAATGCCGAGGACCTATCCTATGTGAATCGAAAGGGTCTTCATTCTTTAAACTGCCTAATGGTGTGTGATGCTAGAGGAGCACTGCTGAGTGCAGAGACGCACTGGCCAGGCAGCCTGCAAGACggcactgtgctgcagcaggCAGCTCTTAATAGCCAATTTGAAGCTGGATTGCACAAAGATGGCTGGCTACTTG GTGACAGCTCCTTTTTTCTCCGCACATGGCTGATGACCCCTCTGCATATCCCTGAGACCACCGCAGAGTACCGTTATAACATGGCACATTCTGCCACTCACAGTGTCATTGAGCAGACATTCAGGACCATTCGATCCCGGTTCCGTTGCCTGGATGGATCCAAAGGCACCCTGCAGTATTCTCCAGAGAAGTCTAGCCACATCATtctggcctgctgtgtgctccataacaTCTCTCTTGAACATGGGCTAGATGTGTGGTCTTCCCCAGCAACAGGACAGATGGAGCAACCAGAGGAAGAATACGAGCAAATGGAATCGCTGGACTCTGAAGCCTGTCGAATCCGCCGCGAGCTTTTGCTTTCTCATTTTAGCTAA
- the HARBI1 gene encoding putative nuclease HARBI1 isoform X1, giving the protein MSILRTYQVTALGKDLQQELLQELTQAFAMAVPIAILDCDLLLYGRGHRMLDRFKLEDVTDEYLVSMYGFPRQFIYYLVDLLGASLSRPTQRSRAISPETQILAALGFYTSGSFQTRMGDAIGISQASMSRCVANVTEALVERASQFIHFPEDEASVQSLKDDFYGLAGMPGVLGVIDCTHVTIKAPNAEDLSYVNRKGLHSLNCLMVCDARGALLSAETHWPGSLQDGTVLQQAALNSQFEAGLHKDGWLLGDSSFFLRTWLMTPLHIPETTAEYRYNMAHSATHSVIEQTFRTIRSRFRCLDGSKGTLQYSPEKSSHIILACCVLHNISLEHGLDVWSSPATGQMEQPEEEYEQMESLDSEACRIRRELLLSHFS; this is encoded by the exons ATGTCCATATTGAGAACATATCAG GTGACAGCACTGGGAAAAGATCTGCAACAAGAACTGCTCCAAGAACTCACCCAGGCTTTCGCTATGGCTGTTCCTATAGCGATTCTTGATTGTGACCTCTTGCTCTATGGCCGAGGACACCGAATGCTAGATCGCTTCAAGCTGGAGGATGTCACCGATGAGTACCTGGTGTCCATGTATGGCTTCCCCCGACAATTTATTTACTATCTAGTGGATCTGCTGGGAGCCAGCCTCTCTCGCCCTACACAGCGGTCCAGAGCCATCAGTCCAGAGACACAGATTCTTGCTGCATTAGGTTTTTACACTTCTGGCTCCTTCCAGACTCGCATGGGGGATGCCATTGGCATCAGCCAGGCCTCCATGAGCCGCTGTGTTGCCAATGTCACTGAAGCACTGGTGGAGAGAGCCTCACAATTCATTCATTTTCCAGAGGATGAAGCCTCTGTGCAGAGTCTGAAGGATGACTTCTATGGGCTGGCAGGGATGCCTGGAGTGCTAGGGGTGATTGACTGCACCCATGTGACAATCAAAGCACCCAATGCCGAGGACCTATCCTATGTGAATCGAAAGGGTCTTCATTCTTTAAACTGCCTAATGGTGTGTGATGCTAGAGGAGCACTGCTGAGTGCAGAGACGCACTGGCCAGGCAGCCTGCAAGACggcactgtgctgcagcaggCAGCTCTTAATAGCCAATTTGAAGCTGGATTGCACAAAGATGGCTGGCTACTTG GTGACAGCTCCTTTTTTCTCCGCACATGGCTGATGACCCCTCTGCATATCCCTGAGACCACCGCAGAGTACCGTTATAACATGGCACATTCTGCCACTCACAGTGTCATTGAGCAGACATTCAGGACCATTCGATCCCGGTTCCGTTGCCTGGATGGATCCAAAGGCACCCTGCAGTATTCTCCAGAGAAGTCTAGCCACATCATtctggcctgctgtgtgctccataacaTCTCTCTTGAACATGGGCTAGATGTGTGGTCTTCCCCAGCAACAGGACAGATGGAGCAACCAGAGGAAGAATACGAGCAAATGGAATCGCTGGACTCTGAAGCCTGTCGAATCCGCCGCGAGCTTTTGCTTTCTCATTTTAGCTAA